One genomic window of Aquificaceae bacterium includes the following:
- a CDS encoding DJ-1 family glyoxalase III, giving the protein MPKVAIILAEGFEEVEAVAPIDVLRRAGVEVIIAGLTPEPVPSARNIKIVPDTTVDSLNPDELDLIILPGGAGGVERLKQDQRVEKLIKNMQEKKKLIGAICAAPTALAKFGVLEGKRATVYPSLVEEIKPAHFVDRSVVEDENIVTSQGPGTALEFGLKLAERLVGKEKAREVARRMLVAYE; this is encoded by the coding sequence ATGCCAAAGGTAGCCATAATCCTTGCAGAAGGCTTTGAAGAAGTGGAAGCGGTTGCACCCATTGACGTGCTCAGGCGTGCAGGCGTGGAAGTGATAATTGCGGGACTCACACCCGAGCCAGTGCCCAGTGCAAGAAACATAAAAATAGTTCCCGACACAACCGTTGACAGCCTCAACCCTGATGAACTTGACCTAATCATACTCCCCGGCGGTGCGGGTGGTGTGGAAAGGCTCAAGCAGGACCAGAGGGTAGAAAAGCTCATAAAAAATATGCAGGAGAAAAAAAAGCTGATAGGTGCCATATGTGCAGCACCCACCGCGCTGGCAAAGTTTGGCGTGCTGGAAGGGAAAAGGGCTACCGTCTATCCCTCCCTTGTTGAAGAGATAAAGCCAGCTCACTTCGTAGACAGGTCAGTGGTGGAGGATGAAAACATAGTTACCAGTCAGGGACCTGGCACTGCCCTTGAGTTTGGTCTGAAGCTTGCCGAGAGGCTTGTTGGGAAAGAAAAGGCCAGGGAAGTAGCCAGGAGGATGCTGGTAGCCTACGAATGA
- a CDS encoding ABC transporter permease, translated as MLWFLSYRIFQAFLTLLGVTFLSFLIIKLAPGDYLDQLKLNPQISPETIEALKRQYGLDQNVFMQYIKWLISALKFDLGYSFQYHAPVSQLIGERVWNTLLLTVTSTIFSWLIAVPLGMLAGLREGKLSDRIIRAYSYTFMSLPSFFLAFIVLVIVSKTGQLPVGGPYSPDFHKLSLWGKVVDLASHMFVPVLTLTLVSSAGLVRLMRSSVIEIKNSPMVVMLRAKAVSQWTITKHIFKNAMNPFTTLIGYEVAGLLSGAALIEIIVGWPGLGTLMLDAVLSQDLFLVMGGLYIGTIMLLIGNLIADILLAIIDPRVREREIIK; from the coding sequence ATGTTGTGGTTTCTCTCCTACAGGATATTTCAGGCATTCCTTACCCTGCTGGGTGTTACCTTTCTGTCTTTTCTTATCATCAAGCTGGCACCCGGAGATTACCTTGACCAGCTAAAGCTAAACCCTCAAATATCCCCCGAGACCATAGAAGCCCTGAAAAGGCAGTATGGACTTGACCAGAATGTCTTCATGCAATACATAAAGTGGCTCATATCCGCCCTGAAGTTTGACCTTGGATACAGCTTTCAGTACCACGCTCCCGTAAGCCAGCTAATAGGTGAAAGGGTATGGAACACTCTTCTGCTAACGGTAACTTCCACCATTTTCTCCTGGCTAATCGCTGTCCCCCTCGGTATGCTGGCCGGGCTAAGAGAGGGAAAGCTCTCTGACAGGATAATAAGGGCTTACAGTTATACCTTCATGTCCCTTCCTTCCTTTTTCCTTGCCTTCATTGTTCTTGTAATAGTATCCAAGACAGGACAATTACCCGTGGGTGGTCCCTACAGCCCTGACTTTCACAAGCTAAGTCTCTGGGGGAAGGTGGTTGACCTGGCTTCTCATATGTTTGTGCCTGTTCTAACCCTGACCCTTGTGTCTTCAGCCGGGCTTGTAAGGCTCATGAGAAGCAGTGTAATAGAGATAAAGAACAGCCCCATGGTGGTTATGCTCAGAGCAAAAGCTGTTTCCCAGTGGACTATCACAAAGCATATTTTCAAGAATGCCATGAATCCCTTTACCACTCTCATAGGTTACGAAGTGGCAGGACTTCTCTCGGGCGCAGCTCTGATTGAAATAATAGTTGGCTGGCCTGGGCTTGGAACTCTTATGCTGGATGCAGTGCTTTCTCAGGACCTTTTCCTTGTTATGGGTGGGCTATACATTGGCACTATAATGTTGCTTATAGGAAACCTTATTGCGGATATACTTCTTGCTATCATAGACCCGAGGGTAAGGGAGAGGGAGATAATAAAGTAA
- a CDS encoding YkvA family protein: MEEKLRKYHRETGTRELRSLLEEKLRRVPPTMEYVRNLILDAKLLFRILSDEEFDLKEEARKDFIAALLYFIEDRDSIRDRIPFLGYWDDYKLIRYVKNKHREEIERYFSEVRHFIANYF, encoded by the coding sequence ATGGAAGAAAAGCTCAGGAAATACCACAGGGAAACAGGCACAAGGGAGCTGAGAAGCCTTCTTGAAGAAAAGCTCAGGCGCGTGCCACCAACCATGGAATATGTGAGAAACCTCATACTTGATGCAAAACTCCTTTTCAGGATTCTCTCCGATGAGGAGTTTGACCTTAAAGAAGAAGCAAGGAAAGATTTTATTGCTGCACTGCTCTATTTTATAGAGGACAGAGACTCTATAAGGGACAGAATACCCTTCCTGGGATACTGGGATGACTACAAGCTCATCAGGTATGTAAAGAACAAGCACAGAGAAGAGATAGAAAGATACTTCTCAGAAGTCAGGCACTTTATAGCCAACTACTTCTGA